A genomic segment from Sandaracinaceae bacterium encodes:
- a CDS encoding AMP-binding protein — translation MSVSACQLLFVAVDPEGLAVECGPVHFTRAQLTQRSLSFATLLRDADIQADDHVALLCRNRAEVLEVVLGSLLAGVWLTPVNWHLAAAEIRFVLRDSGAKLVVVDEAHRALVPEGVATLLLGPEYERALANAQALPLDLTAPPGGTMMYTSGTSGQPKGVQRQRPSTLQAALETYRATARLVGFTAPGVHLVPGPLYHAAPLLFALYDALSGSSVVVMDRWDTEHCLALLRERGVTHVHLVPTMIVRLLRVLDARNEPTPTGLRVLLHGAAPIAPAVKHQAIRRFGPVLTEYWGATEGGVYTLLDTADWLAHPGSVGRALPSFEVYAVDDAGTRLAANERGTLVCRHRQLSTPFVYHLAPEKTRAAYVAEGVFTVGDLGHVDEQGFVYLSDRRSDLILCGGVNVYPAEVVRVLAAHAHVADLVVTGTPDDEWGERVVAVIEPTAGAVRASLEAELRTLCEAELARFKHPQRYVFVDQLPRLPSGKVRTQDIAALVAPG, via the coding sequence ATGTCCGTCTCCGCCTGCCAGTTGCTGTTCGTTGCCGTAGACCCCGAGGGCCTCGCCGTCGAGTGCGGCCCCGTCCACTTCACGCGGGCGCAGCTGACGCAGCGGTCGCTGTCCTTCGCGACCCTCCTGCGCGACGCGGACATCCAAGCCGACGACCACGTGGCCTTGCTGTGTCGCAACCGCGCGGAGGTGCTGGAGGTGGTGCTCGGGTCGCTGCTGGCGGGCGTGTGGCTCACCCCCGTGAACTGGCACCTGGCCGCCGCCGAGATCCGCTTCGTGCTGCGCGACTCGGGCGCGAAGCTGGTGGTGGTGGACGAGGCGCACCGCGCGCTGGTGCCGGAGGGCGTGGCCACGTTGCTCCTCGGGCCCGAGTACGAGCGAGCGCTCGCCAATGCCCAAGCGCTCCCGCTCGACCTCACTGCTCCGCCGGGGGGCACCATGATGTACACCAGCGGCACCAGCGGGCAGCCCAAGGGCGTGCAGCGGCAGCGCCCGAGCACGCTCCAGGCAGCGCTCGAGACCTACCGCGCCACCGCACGCCTGGTGGGCTTCACGGCTCCCGGCGTGCACTTGGTGCCCGGCCCGCTCTATCACGCGGCCCCGCTGCTGTTCGCGCTCTACGATGCGCTCTCCGGCTCCTCGGTGGTGGTCATGGACCGCTGGGACACCGAGCACTGCCTCGCCCTGCTGCGCGAGCGCGGGGTCACGCACGTGCACCTGGTGCCCACCATGATCGTGCGGCTGCTGCGCGTGCTGGATGCGCGCAACGAGCCCACCCCCACGGGGCTGCGCGTGCTCTTGCACGGCGCCGCGCCCATCGCGCCGGCCGTCAAGCACCAGGCCATCCGGCGCTTCGGGCCCGTGCTGACCGAGTACTGGGGCGCCACCGAGGGCGGCGTCTACACCCTACTGGACACGGCCGACTGGCTCGCCCACCCGGGCAGCGTGGGGCGCGCCCTGCCCAGCTTCGAGGTGTACGCCGTGGATGACGCCGGCACGCGCTTGGCGGCGAACGAGCGCGGCACCCTGGTGTGCCGTCACCGTCAGCTGAGCACGCCGTTCGTGTACCACCTGGCCCCGGAGAAGACGCGCGCGGCCTACGTGGCGGAGGGCGTCTTCACCGTGGGTGACCTGGGTCACGTGGACGAGCAGGGGTTCGTGTACTTGTCCGACCGGCGCAGCGACCTGATCCTGTGCGGAGGGGTGAACGTGTATCCCGCCGAGGTGGTGCGGGTGCTCGCCGCGCACGCCCACGTGGCCGACCTGGTGGTCACGGGCACGCCCGACGACGAGTGGGGCGAGCGTGTGGTGGCCGTCATCGAGCCCACCGCAGGCGCCGTCCGCGCCTCGCTGGAGGCCGAGCTGCGGACGCTCTGCGAGGCGGAGCTAGCGCGCTTCAAGCACCCCCAGCGCTACGTCTTCGTGGACCAGCTGCCGCGCCTGCCTTCGGGCAAGGTGCGCACCCAGGACATCGCGGCGCTGGTGGCGCCCGGCTAG
- a CDS encoding SulP family inorganic anion transporter has protein sequence MNPSILPPPLNAERVDTAGQSRAERLFPLLTTLRGYKRSDFRGDFIAGLTVALFTIPQGMAYALIAGFPPSAGLATAVAASILGAAFGSSEYLINGPTNAIAVMIAGNAALFATQGDPIQAIILLTLIIGVVQTIAGLLRLGTMTRFVSESVLVGFTAGAGVYIVVNQLPGFLGVARADVVPTLWGWVPTKCALFDFMRLVSSLHHIHLATLALASGTFVCVRVLQRLEPSIGRRVPAPFAAVVIVSVLAWLLGLTEDGTPHRVALIRDIEPLTRSLPWPRMPTFDAPSFRALAQPAFAIGLMGAVEAVAIGKSLATRMGQRFDASRQLVGEGLCNVGAAMVGGFAASGSFSRTMVNFESGATTRMSCIFSGALVLVIVVLFAPQANEIPTAALAGTLVHIGLKLVDIGRLKAVFDSTPGDRMVLVVTFLAVLFAEHLENALFIGIGTSIYYALRRAEGFKLRVLLEGEDGVLREDPDVDPADIGDVTVLNLQGELYFAAAEELAAELTRQLDANTRFLVLRVQEAFNADATTVEAIASVAEKARARGGRLILCGVRQSMYGVFERAGLLDKIGKDSIFQTERDLLQSTRRAIAFAHELSAKAAEAAAAAEAAEANQRS, from the coding sequence ATGAACCCCTCCATCCTGCCTCCCCCGCTCAATGCAGAGCGCGTCGACACCGCCGGGCAGTCGCGCGCGGAGCGCCTGTTCCCATTGTTGACCACGCTGCGTGGGTATAAGCGCAGCGACTTCCGGGGCGACTTCATCGCGGGCCTCACGGTGGCGCTGTTCACCATCCCACAGGGCATGGCCTACGCCCTCATCGCGGGTTTCCCACCGTCGGCGGGCCTCGCCACTGCCGTGGCCGCCTCCATCTTGGGGGCCGCGTTCGGCAGCTCCGAGTACCTCATCAACGGGCCCACCAACGCCATCGCCGTCATGATCGCCGGCAACGCGGCGCTCTTCGCCACGCAGGGCGATCCGATCCAGGCCATCATCCTGCTCACGCTCATCATCGGCGTGGTGCAGACCATCGCGGGCCTGCTGCGCCTCGGGACCATGACGCGCTTCGTCAGCGAGTCGGTGCTGGTGGGCTTCACGGCGGGCGCCGGCGTCTACATCGTGGTCAACCAGCTGCCGGGTTTCCTGGGCGTGGCGCGCGCCGACGTGGTGCCCACGCTGTGGGGCTGGGTGCCCACCAAGTGCGCGCTCTTCGACTTCATGCGGCTGGTGAGCTCGCTGCACCACATCCACCTCGCCACGCTGGCGTTGGCTTCAGGCACGTTCGTGTGCGTGCGCGTCCTGCAGCGCCTCGAGCCCAGCATCGGGCGGCGCGTGCCGGCGCCCTTCGCCGCAGTGGTCATCGTGTCCGTGCTCGCGTGGCTGCTGGGCCTCACGGAGGACGGCACGCCGCACCGGGTGGCGCTCATCCGCGACATCGAGCCGCTCACCCGCTCGCTGCCTTGGCCACGCATGCCCACCTTCGACGCCCCGTCGTTCCGCGCGCTGGCGCAGCCGGCGTTCGCCATCGGGCTGATGGGCGCTGTGGAGGCGGTGGCCATCGGCAAGTCGCTCGCCACGCGCATGGGTCAGCGCTTCGACGCCAGCCGGCAGCTGGTGGGCGAGGGGCTCTGCAACGTGGGCGCTGCCATGGTGGGCGGCTTCGCGGCGTCCGGGTCGTTCAGCCGCACCATGGTCAACTTCGAGTCGGGTGCCACCACGCGCATGTCGTGCATCTTCTCGGGGGCGCTGGTGCTGGTCATCGTGGTGCTGTTCGCGCCGCAGGCCAACGAGATCCCCACCGCGGCGCTGGCCGGCACGCTGGTGCACATCGGCCTCAAGCTGGTGGACATCGGCCGCCTCAAGGCCGTGTTCGACAGCACGCCCGGCGACCGCATGGTGCTGGTGGTCACGTTCCTGGCCGTGCTCTTCGCCGAGCACCTCGAGAACGCGCTCTTCATCGGCATCGGCACGTCCATCTACTACGCGCTGCGGCGCGCCGAGGGCTTCAAGCTGCGCGTGCTGCTCGAGGGCGAAGACGGTGTGCTGCGCGAGGACCCGGACGTGGACCCCGCGGACATCGGGGACGTGACCGTGCTGAACCTGCAGGGCGAGCTGTACTTCGCGGCGGCCGAGGAGCTGGCGGCCGAGCTCACGCGCCAGCTGGACGCCAACACGCGCTTCCTGGTGCTGCGCGTCCAAGAGGCGTTCAACGCGGACGCCACCACGGTGGAGGCCATCGCCAGCGTGGCCGAGAAGGCGCGGGCGCGCGGCGGCCGCTTGATCCTGTGCGGCGTGCGCCAGAGCATGTACGGCGTGTTCGAGCGCGCCGGCCTGCTCGACAAGATCGGCAAGGACTCCATCTTCCAGACCGAGCGCGACCTGCTGCAGTCCACACGGCGGGCCATCGCCTTCGCCCACGAGCTGTCGGCCAAGGCGGCGGAGGCGGCGGCTGCGGCGGAGGCTGCGGAGGCGAACCAGCGCAGCTGA
- a CDS encoding MFS transporter gives MVDALPPPDAHAPGARTSTRKLTAGLMLGVGVHAMEGFSIYTALPALTLELNARALYGAVITTYLLGSLVGLVWAGVHTDTRGPRGALRVGLGAIALGLLGATFAPDIYSLLVCRCLQGFGGGALTTVLYAAVHRAYPRAEQAQVLALLSLAWGGSAVAMPGLLGMIVDHLHWRYVFALGLPVAGLAAGLILPSLRGVEHQPRASLEAVTADAPARPRKRVLALAVTTLVAGATLGLHAPTFAGVPGWLLPALGGVAVVGGLVALWPAGVFQLRAVLPAAVGVKTLACALFFGAEAHLPLALTDIHQRGSTFTGLVLTAAAMAWSSAAFLQARLLPRLGASRIALMGVLGTALAVAGLLLLVDPSVTPYLALPIWALGAAGMGMVYNTTSDSALAATGEGDSGATGTALGISDSVGAALGTGVASGLLNAAPSLGVGLTWGWMALLVLAVPMAVGASRLGGRPPVGAPVS, from the coding sequence ATGGTCGACGCTCTCCCCCCGCCCGACGCGCACGCGCCGGGTGCCCGCACCAGCACGCGCAAGCTGACGGCGGGCCTGATGCTGGGCGTGGGCGTGCACGCCATGGAGGGCTTCTCCATCTACACCGCGCTGCCCGCGCTCACGCTGGAGCTGAACGCGCGCGCGCTCTACGGCGCGGTGATCACCACGTACTTGCTGGGCTCGCTGGTGGGCCTGGTGTGGGCCGGCGTGCACACCGACACGCGTGGCCCGCGTGGCGCGCTGCGGGTGGGCCTGGGCGCCATCGCGCTCGGGCTGCTGGGCGCCACGTTCGCGCCCGACATCTACTCGCTGCTGGTGTGTCGTTGCTTGCAGGGCTTTGGCGGCGGGGCGCTCACCACGGTGCTCTACGCCGCGGTGCACCGAGCCTATCCGCGGGCCGAGCAGGCGCAGGTGCTGGCGCTGCTGTCGCTGGCGTGGGGCGGGAGCGCGGTGGCCATGCCCGGGCTGCTGGGTATGATCGTGGACCACCTGCACTGGCGCTACGTGTTCGCGCTGGGGCTGCCGGTGGCGGGCCTCGCGGCCGGGCTCATCCTGCCTTCGCTGCGCGGCGTCGAGCACCAGCCGCGCGCGTCGCTCGAAGCGGTGACCGCGGACGCCCCCGCGCGCCCACGCAAGCGCGTGCTCGCGCTGGCGGTGACCACGCTGGTGGCCGGCGCGACGCTGGGTCTGCACGCGCCCACGTTCGCAGGCGTGCCCGGGTGGCTGCTGCCGGCGCTGGGTGGCGTCGCCGTGGTGGGCGGGCTGGTGGCGCTTTGGCCTGCGGGCGTGTTCCAGCTGCGCGCCGTGCTGCCGGCGGCCGTGGGCGTGAAGACGCTGGCCTGCGCGCTGTTCTTCGGCGCCGAGGCGCACCTGCCGCTGGCGCTCACGGACATCCACCAGCGCGGCAGCACCTTCACCGGCCTGGTGCTCACCGCCGCCGCCATGGCGTGGTCCAGCGCCGCGTTCCTGCAGGCGCGCTTGCTGCCACGGCTCGGCGCTTCGCGCATCGCGCTCATGGGCGTGCTGGGCACCGCGCTCGCGGTGGCAGGGTTGCTCCTGCTGGTGGACCCCAGCGTCACGCCCTACCTGGCCCTGCCCATCTGGGCGCTGGGTGCGGCGGGCATGGGCATGGTCTACAACACCACGTCGGACTCGGCGCTGGCGGCCACGGGGGAGGGCGACTCGGGGGCCACCGGCACCGCGCTGGGCATCTCCGACTCGGTGGGCGCGGCCCTCGGCACGGGCGTGGCCAGCGGGCTGCTCAACGCGGCGCCCAGCCTGGGCGTGGGCCTCACGTGGGGCTGGATGGCGCTGCTGGTCCTGGCCGTGCCCATGGCGGTGGGGGCCAGCCGTCTCGGTGGGCGTCCACCCGTGGGCGCGCCGGTTTCCTAG
- a CDS encoding DUF2961 domain-containing protein: MQGTARLSGHVWSSAILLAGLFGCGPTDAAPPVCETFDTGFEQELAAMAAPLSPRGAELPSTLLTTSSYDRASLTPGSEEWFANYDRNRYLGLDALGHGILVEHTGPGALLRLWSANPNGTLRIYLDDGREPAIEVPFEEFLSEQNPLGAAFAYGVTVSAPGEYGANLYVPIPFERYLRVTYEAPVDADQSDHLFWQASIKAYEPGVCVESFDLGGASSSTLTATGSALTEPSAPAPASSETLAWDSAEVAHTWAAGDDGAELELLCVASSAAIDSARTVLELRFDGVTTVRAPLRDFFAGLAGGTSETTFYTSYDASTAEWCTRFRMPFREGAELRVIAPGAEPERELRLRYTLTATPFDSARYFHAQWQRTPAVVENQSDQRAVTIEGGEGFFVGLVMAATNHSKCWWGEGDEKVHVDDEPFPRLFGTGTEDYFGYAWASSEVFLQPFHGQPEADVGQGTDVCGRGEDLGGTWWNYRFHHLDPIDFQESLRFDMEVWHWGGTPDGVAPLEQAFTGFWYGSVAQAAPAVGDLGTRPGVWPAP, translated from the coding sequence ATGCAGGGAACGGCGCGCCTCTCGGGTCACGTGTGGTCATCCGCGATCTTGCTCGCGGGCCTCTTTGGCTGTGGGCCCACCGACGCAGCGCCTCCCGTCTGCGAGACCTTCGACACGGGCTTCGAGCAAGAGCTCGCGGCCATGGCGGCCCCGCTGTCTCCGCGCGGCGCCGAGCTGCCTTCCACGCTGCTCACCACCTCCAGCTACGACCGCGCGTCGCTGACGCCCGGGTCGGAGGAGTGGTTCGCCAACTACGATCGCAACCGGTACTTGGGCCTGGACGCGCTCGGCCACGGCATCCTGGTCGAGCACACGGGCCCGGGGGCGCTGCTGCGCCTGTGGAGCGCCAACCCCAACGGCACGCTGCGCATCTACCTCGACGATGGTCGCGAGCCCGCCATCGAGGTGCCGTTCGAAGAGTTCCTCAGCGAGCAGAACCCGCTCGGGGCCGCGTTCGCGTATGGCGTGACCGTCAGCGCCCCGGGCGAGTACGGCGCCAACCTGTACGTCCCCATCCCCTTCGAGCGCTATCTGCGGGTGACGTACGAAGCGCCGGTGGACGCGGACCAGTCGGACCACCTCTTCTGGCAGGCATCCATCAAGGCCTACGAGCCCGGGGTGTGCGTGGAGAGCTTCGACCTCGGCGGAGCCAGCAGCTCCACGCTGACGGCCACCGGAAGCGCGCTCACGGAGCCCAGCGCCCCTGCTCCCGCCAGCAGCGAGACCCTCGCGTGGGACAGCGCCGAGGTCGCGCACACGTGGGCGGCAGGCGACGACGGCGCCGAGCTCGAGCTGCTGTGTGTGGCCAGCAGCGCCGCCATCGACAGCGCGCGCACCGTGCTGGAGCTCCGCTTCGACGGCGTGACCACCGTGCGCGCACCCTTGCGCGACTTCTTCGCGGGCCTGGCCGGAGGCACCTCCGAGACCACCTTCTACACCTCGTACGACGCGTCCACCGCCGAGTGGTGCACGCGCTTCCGCATGCCGTTCCGTGAGGGCGCGGAGCTGCGTGTCATCGCCCCCGGCGCCGAGCCCGAGCGCGAGCTGCGGCTGCGCTACACGCTGACCGCCACGCCCTTCGACAGCGCACGCTACTTCCACGCGCAGTGGCAGCGCACCCCGGCCGTGGTGGAGAACCAAAGCGACCAGCGCGCCGTGACCATCGAAGGCGGCGAGGGCTTCTTCGTGGGCCTGGTCATGGCGGCGACCAACCACTCGAAGTGCTGGTGGGGCGAGGGGGACGAGAAGGTGCACGTGGACGACGAGCCCTTTCCGCGCCTGTTCGGCACCGGCACGGAGGACTACTTCGGCTACGCGTGGGCGTCGTCCGAGGTGTTCCTCCAGCCCTTCCACGGGCAGCCCGAGGCCGACGTGGGGCAGGGCACCGACGTCTGCGGGCGTGGGGAAGACCTGGGCGGCACCTGGTGGAACTACCGCTTCCACCACCTCGACCCCATCGACTTCCAAGAGTCGCTGCGCTTCGATATGGAGGTCTGGCACTGGGGCGGAACACCCGACGGGGTGGCCCCCCTCGAGCAGGCTTTCACGGGCTTCTGGTACGGCAGCGTGGCCCAGGCGGCGCCCGCAGTCGGGGACCTCGGCACACGCCCAGGGGTGTGGCCCGCGCCCTAG
- a CDS encoding CBS domain-containing protein, translated as MTTSPHTVGSDQTLAHAHKLLKELEVRHLPVLRGGELVGMITERDLALVETLRDVDPSVILVEDAMSQGVYTVSPDAPIDEVVTEMASKKYGSAVVMQNHKVVGIFTTVDVCTAFAALLHGRLAAR; from the coding sequence ATGACCACCAGCCCGCACACCGTGGGCTCCGACCAAACCCTAGCGCATGCCCACAAGCTGCTGAAAGAGCTGGAGGTTCGCCACCTGCCCGTGCTGCGCGGCGGTGAGCTGGTGGGCATGATCACCGAGCGCGACCTGGCGCTGGTGGAGACCCTCCGCGACGTGGATCCCAGCGTCATTCTGGTGGAGGACGCCATGAGCCAGGGCGTCTACACCGTGTCCCCCGACGCGCCCATCGACGAGGTGGTCACCGAGATGGCCAGCAAGAAGTACGGGTCCGCGGTGGTGATGCAGAACCACAAGGTGGTGGGCATCTTCACCACGGTGGACGTCTGCACCGCGTTCGCGGCGCTGCTGCACGGGCGTCTGGCCGCCCGCTGA
- a CDS encoding ATP-binding protein — protein MDLAPTARDFATYQRETVRHLLERQAGVFALMLSLSLALDAWRLHPSAEFATILQRLPAQIVTCAVVFVLLRYTRFGARFPTWLGAVAYAVLAGFGGLLLGDLGGFEGPFFYSAYVMPTFVMMLPCRFLERVLITVLMVGAFMLAFFLPHPEHLAYPLSHIAFSYLLVITVADVYFGHRAMLLLRERFSMERQLEQHGVALAEDNQLLEERVRHQAGSVRSLLDRLETTRHQARTELARDLHDGMGQLVAGTRLELHHIERALDTGETLSTENLGYLYGLVDGLDRQVREMVRELRDPGTIGSLELELGRLKEAYDRMPGVHIALHHELPSEPSDALRDVLVAVTREALTNAVKHGQAQHIEVRVAAEQGALRLDVEDDGVGLRGGAAGGADPSKTSGFGVLGMRERVESVGGRLTLATRSQPGRPGASKRPGARVTARFPVEAAS, from the coding sequence ATGGACCTCGCGCCCACGGCCAGAGACTTTGCCACCTACCAGCGTGAGACGGTGCGGCACCTGCTGGAGCGCCAGGCCGGTGTCTTCGCGCTGATGCTCAGCTTGTCGCTCGCGCTCGACGCGTGGCGCCTGCACCCCTCCGCCGAGTTCGCCACCATCTTGCAGCGCCTGCCCGCGCAGATCGTCACGTGCGCGGTGGTCTTCGTGTTGCTGCGGTACACGCGCTTCGGGGCCCGCTTCCCCACCTGGCTGGGCGCCGTGGCCTACGCCGTGCTGGCGGGCTTCGGCGGCCTCTTGCTGGGAGACCTGGGCGGCTTCGAGGGGCCGTTCTTCTACTCGGCCTACGTCATGCCCACGTTCGTGATGATGCTGCCCTGCCGCTTCCTCGAGCGCGTGCTGATCACGGTGCTGATGGTGGGCGCCTTCATGCTGGCGTTCTTCCTGCCGCACCCGGAGCACCTGGCCTATCCGCTGTCGCACATCGCGTTCTCGTACCTGCTGGTGATCACCGTGGCCGACGTGTACTTCGGGCACCGCGCCATGCTGCTGCTGCGCGAGCGGTTCAGCATGGAGCGGCAGCTCGAGCAGCACGGCGTGGCCCTGGCGGAGGACAACCAGCTGCTGGAGGAGCGCGTGCGCCATCAGGCGGGGTCGGTGCGCTCGCTGCTGGACCGCCTCGAGACCACGCGCCACCAGGCGCGCACGGAGCTGGCGCGCGACCTGCACGACGGCATGGGCCAGCTGGTGGCGGGCACGCGGCTCGAGCTGCACCACATCGAGCGTGCGCTCGACACGGGCGAGACGCTGTCCACCGAGAACCTGGGCTACCTCTACGGCTTGGTGGACGGCCTCGACCGCCAGGTGCGCGAGATGGTGCGCGAGCTGCGCGACCCGGGCACCATCGGGAGCCTGGAGCTCGAGCTCGGCCGCCTGAAGGAGGCCTACGACCGCATGCCCGGAGTCCACATCGCGCTGCACCACGAGCTGCCCTCGGAGCCGAGCGACGCGCTGCGCGACGTGCTGGTGGCGGTCACGCGCGAGGCGCTGACCAACGCGGTGAAGCACGGGCAGGCGCAGCACATCGAGGTGCGCGTGGCGGCCGAGCAGGGCGCGCTGCGCCTCGACGTGGAGGACGACGGCGTGGGCCTGCGCGGTGGCGCTGCGGGAGGCGCCGACCCGTCGAAGACCTCGGGCTTCGGCGTGCTGGGCATGCGCGAGCGCGTGGAGTCCGTGGGCGGGCGGCTCACCTTGGCTACCCGCAGCCAGCCGGGGCGCCCGGGGGCCAGCAAGCGGCCCGGCGCGCGCGTCACCGCACGTTTTCCCGTGGAGGCCGCGTCGTGA
- a CDS encoding response regulator transcription factor: MSAEAVIRVFLADDHPVMVAGLARVLATVPDMQVVGTAHDIAGLDAQAPGSIHVLVLDVSMPGMHGAETITALRERHAPVLLFTLEPETPLVVELLRAGASGVVGKSERVEVLLDAIRTVAAGGRVVPSAVHERVVAGGPGALHDALSEREQAIFHRLIRGNSPKSIAFDLGLSPSTVYTYSERVRQKLGVASQTELVDYAHRAGLLGKGSFEG; encoded by the coding sequence GTGAGCGCAGAGGCTGTGATCCGCGTCTTCCTGGCCGACGACCACCCCGTCATGGTGGCCGGGCTCGCGCGCGTGCTGGCCACCGTGCCCGACATGCAGGTGGTGGGCACCGCGCACGACATCGCCGGGCTCGACGCACAGGCGCCCGGCAGCATCCACGTGCTGGTGCTGGACGTGAGCATGCCCGGCATGCACGGCGCCGAGACCATCACGGCGCTGCGCGAGCGCCACGCGCCGGTGCTGCTGTTCACGCTCGAGCCCGAGACCCCGCTGGTGGTGGAGCTGCTGCGCGCCGGCGCCAGCGGCGTGGTGGGCAAGAGCGAGCGCGTGGAGGTGCTGCTGGATGCGATTCGCACCGTGGCCGCGGGTGGCCGCGTGGTGCCTTCGGCCGTGCACGAGCGCGTGGTGGCCGGCGGGCCGGGCGCGCTGCACGACGCGCTGAGCGAGCGCGAGCAAGCCATCTTCCACCGGTTGATCCGCGGGAACTCGCCGAAGAGCATCGCCTTCGATCTCGGGCTGTCGCCCAGCACCGTGTACACCTACTCGGAGCGCGTGCGGCAGAAGCTGGGGGTGGCCAGTCAGACCGAGCTGGTGGACTACGCGCATCGCGCGGGGCTGTTGGGCAAGGGCAGCTTCGAGGGCTGA
- a CDS encoding DUF2845 domain-containing protein has translation MRFLFSTLAALALVLLVDASSAQAMRCGTRLVREGDSTAEVRATCGDPSDVITTTETRQRTVYNRVAGVLVADTISIEVQVQQWVYNLGPQRFMRRLIFENGVLVEIEQLDRGR, from the coding sequence ATGCGATTTCTGTTCTCGACGCTGGCCGCGCTGGCCCTGGTTCTCCTTGTGGACGCGAGCTCGGCGCAGGCCATGCGTTGCGGCACGCGCCTGGTGCGGGAGGGGGACAGCACGGCCGAGGTGCGCGCCACCTGCGGAGACCCCAGCGACGTCATCACCACCACCGAGACGCGGCAGCGCACGGTGTACAACCGCGTGGCGGGCGTGCTCGTGGCCGACACCATCAGCATCGAGGTGCAGGTCCAGCAGTGGGTCTACAACCTCGGGCCGCAGCGCTTCATGCGCCGGTTGATCTTCGAGAACGGCGTGCTCGTGGAGATCGAGCAGCTCGACCGTGGCCGCTGA